GTTGGTCGACACGGCCTGGCCGAACACTTCCTGGCCGGCGCTCACCGAGCGCTCGAGGCTCTCGCGGGCGGTCTGCACGCCCTTCGGCCACACGGCCTTCAGGCCGTCGATGTCGCGGACCTCGGCCAGCTCGCCCCAGAAGGCGAAGGCGGCGTTGGTGTTCTGCTCGAGCGTCGACAGCTGCAGGCCGAAGGCCTTCTCGGCGCTGGCCAGGGCCAGGCGGTTGACCTGGGCGGCGGTGTCGGCGAACTGGCGCGCGGTGGCGCTGAACTGCTCGTTGATGTTCTGGTACATGGCGGGCTCCTGCTGGTGTCCGGCAGGGAATTGCCGGTTTGTGCGGTGCAGCATAGCCCGGCCGATGTTGCAGCGCAACAACCGCTCGTCGGCACGTTCAGCCAGCCTCCGCCAAGCCGCCATCACCCCAACCGCAGACTCCACCTGTAGGAGCGGCTACAGCCGCGATAGCCGATTCGTTTCGGTAACCTCGATCGCGGCTGTAGCCGCTCCTACAGGGGGGCCTCGCCGGCCAGAAGGCCCCGCCAGAACGGTCATCCCGGGCCGCGATACCGACAGCCGGACGTGCAGGTCTCGTGCACCACCACTTCCGAGAGCAGCGGCAGCGCCGGCTTCAGCCGCTCCCAGATCCACGTCGCCAGCCGCTCGCTGGTCGGGTTCTCCAGCCCCGGGATGTCGTTGAGGTAGTGGTGGTCGAGCTGGTCGTACAGCGGCCGGAACGCCGCCTTGATGTCGGCGAAGTCCATGACCCAGCCGGTGTCCGCGCCCGGCTCGCCGGACACGTGCAGCTCGATCCGGAACGAATGGCCGTGCAGCCGCGCGCATTTGTGGCCCTCGGGCACGTTGGGCAGGCGGTGCGCCGACTCGATGGTGAAGACCTTGAAGATGTCCATGGTTCAGCCCTCCGCCGGCACGCGCACGGTGCCTTCCATCAGCACCCGCGCGCTGCGGCTCATGATCGCCTTGGTGGCCGTCCAGCGGCCGTCGACCTGCGCCGCCTCCGCGCCCACCCGCAGCGTGCCGGAGGGATGCCCGAAGCGCACCGCCTCGCGCGCGCCGCCGCCTGCCGCCAGGTTGACCAGGGTGCCCGGGATGGCCGCCGCGGTACCGATGGCCACCGCGCAGGTGCCCATCATCGCGTGGTGCAGCTTGCCCATCGACAGCGCACGGACGTTGAGGTCGATGTCGCCGGCGGCGATGGCCTTGCCGCTGCTGGCGACGTAACCCTTGGGCGGCGCGACGAAGGCCACCTTGGGCGTGTGCTGGCGCGTCGCCGCCTCTTCCGGCGTCGCGATCAGGCGCATGCGCAGCGCACCGGCGACGCGGATCGCCTCCAGCGTCGCCAGCGCGGCGCGGTCCTCGTTGATCGCCGGCTGCAGCTCGGTGCCGTCGTAGCCGACGTCGGCGGCATTGATGAAGACCGTCGGGATGCCGGCCGACAGCATCGTCGCCGGCAGGGTGCCGATGCCCGGCACCTCGAGCTCGTCGACCAGGTTGCCGGTGGGAAACATCGCGCCGCCGTCGCCGTCGCCGTCGTCGTCCGACGGATCCAGGAACTCGAGCACGATCTCGGCGGCCGGGAAGGTCACGCCGTCGAGCTGGAAATCGCCGGCCTCCTGCACCTCGCCGTTGGCGATCGGCACGTGCACCATGATGGTCTTGCCGATGTTGGCCTGCCATACGCGCACCGCGAACGCGCCGTTCTCCGGCAGCCGGTCGCGCGCGATGAAGCCGTTGGCGATCGCGAACGGCCCGACCGCGG
The sequence above is a segment of the Luteimonas sp. MC1750 genome. Coding sequences within it:
- a CDS encoding phasin family protein, with product MYQNINEQFSATARQFADTAAQVNRLALASAEKAFGLQLSTLEQNTNAAFAFWGELAEVRDIDGLKAVWPKGVQTARESLERSVSAGQEVFGQAVSTNEAIAQIAKGQVEAAQAKAEDAVQTATRAAAGKRK
- the queD gene encoding 6-carboxytetrahydropterin synthase QueD, which encodes MDIFKVFTIESAHRLPNVPEGHKCARLHGHSFRIELHVSGEPGADTGWVMDFADIKAAFRPLYDQLDHHYLNDIPGLENPTSERLATWIWERLKPALPLLSEVVVHETCTSGCRYRGPG
- the prpF gene encoding 2-methylaconitate cis-trans isomerase PrpF, whose product is MTRRPHAPQLRIPATYMRGGTSKGVFFRLQDLPEAARVPGPARDALLMRVIGSPDPYAKHTDGMGGATSSTSKCVIISKSTRPDHDVDYLYGQVSIDTAFVDWSGNCGNLSTAVGPFAIANGFIARDRLPENGAFAVRVWQANIGKTIMVHVPIANGEVQEAGDFQLDGVTFPAAEIVLEFLDPSDDDGDGDGGAMFPTGNLVDELEVPGIGTLPATMLSAGIPTVFINAADVGYDGTELQPAINEDRAALATLEAIRVAGALRMRLIATPEEAATRQHTPKVAFVAPPKGYVASSGKAIAAGDIDLNVRALSMGKLHHAMMGTCAVAIGTAAAIPGTLVNLAAGGGAREAVRFGHPSGTLRVGAEAAQVDGRWTATKAIMSRSARVLMEGTVRVPAEG